A stretch of the Cherax quadricarinatus isolate ZL_2023a chromosome 80, ASM3850222v1, whole genome shotgun sequence genome encodes the following:
- the LOC128702393 gene encoding uncharacterized protein: protein MYMNSKGNLDYWSTDNCCVKWSLKTGACTIGTLSLVWQALMVTAGVMMLVDCPVEPALTDTHHSLLQEPGIGTSNATLHPGVTLSQEGVDRGAAQEGASNADGEAVQSANGCLLAERNDNSSSSDYSNSSSSDYSNSNYYNSSSNGISSSNSNISSSNNSSVKKFSCPWLPEPETQVLGIYDQGKLLLVAGLFLTYSSIYCILSLCVVVGVIKGSVKLLQGWVAFTGVHNIVILVFLLVPLPFTTLPHLVFAIAHFIISLYTWAVVKSYMFSLKIEKNKLLLPEGSITDYLVDGIDVTEIPVEV from the exons ATGTACATGAACTCCAAGGGCAACCTAGACTACTGGTCAACAGACAACTGCTGTGTGAAATGGTCCCTCAAGACGGGTGCCTGCACTATTGGCACTCTATCTCTG GTGTGGCAAGCACTGATGGTGACAGCTGGCGTTATGATGCTGGTAGACTGCCCTGTCGAGCCTGCTCTCACCGacacccaccactccctccttCAGGAGCCAGGTATCGGCACCAGCAATGCCACCCTACACCCAGGTGTCACCCTCTCTCAGGAGGGTGTCGACAGAGGTGCCGCCCAGGAAGGTGCCAGCAATGCGGATGGCGAGGCGGTGCAGAGTGCCAATGGCTGTCTCCTTGCTGAGAggaacgacaacagcagcagcagcgactacagcaacagcagcagcagtgactacagcaacagcaactactacaacagcagtagcaacggcatcagcagtagcaacagcaacatcagcagtagcaacaacagcagcgttaAAAAATTTAGCTGCCCGTGGCTACCTGAACCAGAAACACAGGTGTTAGGCATTTATGACCAAGGCAAAT tgttgctggtagctgGTCTCTTTCTCACCTACTCCAGTATCTACTGCATCCTCTCTCTGTGTGTCGTCGTAGGCGTTATTAAG GGGTCGGTGAAGCTACTGCAGGGGTGGGTGGCCTTCACGGGCGTGCACAACATCGTTATCTTAGTGTTCCTGCTGGTGCCTCTGCCCTTCACCACACTCCCCCACCTCGTCTTCGCCATAGCTCACTTCATCATCTCCCTCTACACCTGGGCCGTCGTTAAGTCCTACATGTTCTCCCTCAAAATAGAGAAAAACAAGCTATTgcttcccgagggctccatcacGGATTACCTTGTCGATGGTATTGACGTGACGGAGATTCCAGTGGAGGTCTGA